The Fluviicola sp. genome contains a region encoding:
- a CDS encoding helix-turn-helix domain-containing protein: protein MEIKLLMMAIEGLSKRVDDVMRENQSLKNEVKELRRQIDMRPAESVAHTQVESKQEDELLTLKSAIALLKISRSGFIRMVNDGTFKPIKFNLRTLRYSKHDLMNFIKHREN, encoded by the coding sequence ATGGAAATTAAATTATTGATGATGGCCATTGAAGGACTATCGAAACGAGTTGATGATGTCATGAGAGAGAATCAATCGCTTAAAAATGAAGTCAAAGAATTAAGACGACAAATTGATATGAGACCAGCTGAATCAGTAGCTCATACTCAAGTGGAAAGTAAACAGGAAGATGAATTGCTGACACTTAAATCAGCGATTGCATTACTGAAAATATCGCGAAGTGGTTTTATTCGGATGGTGAATGATGGAACCTTCAAACCTATCAAATTCAATCTTCGAACTCTCAGGTATTCAAAACATGATTTAATGAATTTCATTAAGCATCGTGAAAACTAA
- the hemA gene encoding glutamyl-tRNA reductase: MIKQLHTIAFTHRNLEVSKIGVLHIEQDAVQSRFQTVKERLHIDEIMFLSTCNRVEYFLVTNEILSPEFLHDFFSALYPEYDEEKVSFFASKAVVYSKMEAVNHAMRVATSIDSLVIGEREIITQVRQSFEQSRDLGLSGDTLRILFRHTIETAKRVYTETKISLKPVSVVSIAYQRLVGMDVPKDARVLAIGAGVTNTAMLRFLKKHGMNNFVIYNRTVEKAAVLAEELGGKAFPLTELENHSKGFDILVSCTGSEDVIVDEKLYKKLLNGETSPKITVDLALPNDISPEVHANFPTRNISIEVLQRISDSHLEERSQEVIHVEQILEEANNEFRNIAKMRAIEVAMRPVPQMVKEIRATAFNEIFKNELDQLDPSSKEILEKVVGYMEKKYMSMPMIMAKEIMFKS; encoded by the coding sequence GTGATTAAGCAACTGCATACAATCGCATTTACGCATAGAAACCTGGAAGTCTCCAAAATCGGGGTTTTACACATCGAACAGGACGCTGTTCAATCACGTTTTCAAACGGTGAAAGAACGTTTGCACATTGATGAGATCATGTTCTTATCAACCTGTAACCGCGTAGAATACTTTTTAGTGACCAACGAGATACTTTCTCCGGAGTTTTTACACGATTTCTTTTCAGCACTTTATCCCGAATACGACGAAGAAAAAGTAAGCTTCTTTGCTTCCAAGGCAGTGGTTTACTCGAAAATGGAAGCGGTAAATCATGCCATGCGTGTGGCTACTTCGATTGACTCTTTGGTGATCGGTGAACGTGAGATCATCACACAAGTTCGCCAGTCTTTCGAGCAGTCCCGTGATTTAGGGCTTTCCGGAGATACCCTTAGAATTTTATTCCGCCATACCATTGAAACAGCAAAACGTGTTTACACGGAAACGAAAATTTCCCTGAAACCGGTTTCGGTAGTTTCCATTGCTTACCAGCGTTTGGTTGGAATGGACGTTCCGAAAGATGCACGTGTGCTGGCTATCGGGGCGGGTGTTACCAATACAGCCATGCTTCGCTTCTTGAAGAAACACGGGATGAATAATTTCGTGATCTACAACAGAACAGTGGAAAAAGCAGCTGTTTTGGCCGAAGAACTGGGTGGAAAGGCATTTCCGTTGACCGAATTGGAAAATCACTCCAAAGGATTTGATATCCTGGTTTCCTGTACGGGCTCCGAAGATGTCATCGTGGACGAAAAACTCTACAAAAAATTACTGAACGGTGAAACAAGTCCGAAGATTACCGTGGACCTGGCTTTGCCAAACGATATTTCCCCGGAGGTACATGCCAATTTCCCTACTCGGAATATTTCCATTGAAGTGCTTCAGCGCATTTCAGACAGTCACCTGGAAGAACGCTCACAGGAAGTAATCCATGTGGAGCAAATCCTGGAAGAAGCAAACAATGAATTCCGCAACATCGCCAAGATGCGCGCAATCGAAGTTGCCATGAGACCTGTTCCGCAAATGGTCAAGGAAATCCGTGCTACAGCTTTCAACGAGATCTTTAAGAACGAATTGGACCAGTTGGATCCTTCTTCCAAAGAGATCCTGGAAAAAGTGGTCGGATACATGGAGAAAAAATACATGAGCATGCCTATGATTATGGCCAAGGAAATCATGTTTAAATCGTAA
- a CDS encoding phosphopantetheine-binding protein yields MTTNREELIVEFKEHLIKYLNLLDLTPADIQNDVPLFGEELGLDSIDSVELIVLLDREYGIKIKNPTEGRQILVDVNTIVDYISANRTK; encoded by the coding sequence ATGACAACAAACAGAGAAGAATTAATCGTTGAGTTCAAAGAACATTTGATCAAGTATTTGAACTTGTTGGATTTAACTCCTGCAGATATTCAAAATGACGTTCCGTTATTCGGGGAAGAGTTGGGTTTAGATTCCATTGATTCGGTGGAATTAATCGTATTGCTTGACCGCGAATATGGGATCAAGATCAAGAACCCGACGGAAGGACGACAAATTTTGGTAGATGTTAACACAATTGTAGATTACATTAGTGCGAATAGAACAAAATAA
- a CDS encoding beta-ketoacyl-[acyl-carrier-protein] synthase family protein, with translation MAEIVVTGMGAISSIGLTVAENLHSLKHEISGIKKSKHFKSHYSDSLVFGEIDQSDESLLEELGLEKGRGFTRTTLIAIKAFREAVAHAQLSTEEIASTRTAFISSSTVGGMCYTDDLYHDANMQGSPSEYVKHYEGSDHALQIVRLYGMKGITDVVNTACSSSANAIALGARLLETGKVDRVIAGGSDCLAKFTVNGFNSLRILSEEPCKPFDTNREGLSLGEAAAYVVLERKEAVSDPQKIQAVFSGFGICNDAFHPSATSDDARGPRMAMELALKRAQLTPEDIQYINAHGTGTPNNDITESFAFSKLFQTVPFFSSTKSYVGHTLAAAGVLEAIYSILSIQNQEVYPSLRVEEPIMDFTFKPTLKYTPEVSIQHVLSNSFGFGGNCTSLIFSACI, from the coding sequence ATGGCTGAAATTGTGGTAACAGGAATGGGTGCAATCAGTTCAATTGGATTGACAGTTGCTGAAAACCTTCACTCCCTGAAACACGAAATTTCAGGAATCAAAAAATCCAAACATTTCAAATCCCATTATTCCGATTCATTGGTCTTTGGCGAAATCGACCAAAGTGATGAATCTTTGCTGGAAGAACTGGGACTTGAAAAAGGCCGTGGGTTTACGCGCACGACCTTAATTGCCATTAAAGCTTTTCGTGAAGCTGTTGCGCACGCTCAGCTCAGCACGGAAGAGATTGCTTCCACACGCACTGCTTTTATCAGTTCCAGCACGGTTGGCGGCATGTGTTATACAGATGATTTGTACCACGACGCAAACATGCAGGGTTCGCCTTCCGAATATGTGAAGCATTACGAAGGTTCGGACCATGCTTTGCAAATTGTGCGCCTCTACGGAATGAAAGGAATCACCGACGTGGTGAATACAGCATGTTCTTCTTCGGCGAATGCCATTGCTTTGGGAGCACGCTTACTGGAAACCGGTAAAGTAGACCGCGTGATAGCCGGAGGAAGCGACTGCCTGGCAAAATTTACGGTAAACGGATTCAATTCACTCCGCATTTTAAGCGAAGAGCCCTGCAAGCCTTTCGACACCAACCGCGAAGGATTAAGTTTGGGAGAAGCAGCAGCATATGTGGTTTTGGAACGAAAAGAAGCCGTTTCCGATCCCCAAAAGATACAGGCGGTATTCTCAGGTTTCGGGATCTGCAATGATGCCTTCCATCCCTCCGCAACATCAGACGATGCCAGAGGCCCTAGAATGGCAATGGAATTAGCCCTGAAACGCGCTCAATTAACTCCGGAAGATATCCAGTATATCAATGCTCACGGAACCGGAACGCCAAACAACGACATCACGGAATCTTTTGCTTTTTCGAAACTCTTTCAAACGGTTCCATTTTTTAGTTCAACTAAATCTTATGTCGGACATACGCTAGCAGCAGCTGGTGTTTTGGAAGCAATCTACAGTATTCTGTCTATTCAGAACCAGGAAGTTTATCCAAGCTTGCGGGTAGAAGAACCCATCATGGATTTCACGTTCAAACCTACTTTGAAATACACACCGGAAGTCTCCATACAACATGTTCTTTCCAATTCGTTCGGGTTTGGAGGAAACTGTACGTCTCTAATTTTTTCAGCATGTATATAA
- a CDS encoding ABC-2 transporter permease, with protein MKKLKASIWKEILLVLHDKVGLLLMYLMPLLLVFIITIVQNSAFQIVNENKLTVLISNQDKGSLGDSLVKALVYSGSFNIKRNNQLSESAVKRTTIDEDAMLGIYIPSNFSERLASNADNISKLMLEQMGVIEEAPKVTLQKQEIAIYFDPVVQENFRISVNNGIQAITNGIENEEMVGKLFQEMGYDSIPSNIRQAIINRETRLKVANASLSDVAELIPNSSQHNVPAWSIFAMFFMVISLGGNIVKERLSGSFLRLQTIPKGFSLTLISKFLVYLFVALSQLLLLFLMGIYIFPHIGLPQLSMPNAFLPFLVVTLLSAVSAISYAVLVGTYAKTQEQANGFGAISIIIFAAIGGIWVPNFVMPDYMQAIGNISPLKWCLEGYYTLFLKNGAWSELIGTITFLFLFTVICQLLIFIKLRIQNYI; from the coding sequence ATGAAAAAGCTAAAGGCATCTATATGGAAAGAAATACTGCTGGTGCTCCACGATAAAGTGGGGTTACTACTCATGTATCTGATGCCGCTTCTATTGGTTTTTATCATTACGATCGTTCAGAACAGCGCATTCCAGATCGTCAACGAAAACAAACTCACGGTCCTGATCTCTAACCAGGACAAAGGATCTTTGGGCGATTCACTGGTAAAAGCCCTGGTTTATTCCGGGAGTTTCAACATCAAACGGAATAACCAGCTTTCCGAAAGTGCCGTAAAGCGAACGACCATTGACGAAGACGCCATGCTTGGCATTTACATTCCGTCCAATTTCAGTGAGCGGCTGGCCAGCAATGCAGACAATATTTCCAAACTCATGCTGGAACAAATGGGCGTGATCGAAGAAGCTCCCAAAGTAACTCTCCAAAAACAGGAAATTGCCATTTATTTCGATCCGGTTGTGCAGGAAAATTTCCGGATTTCGGTCAATAACGGGATCCAGGCCATTACCAACGGAATTGAAAACGAGGAAATGGTGGGGAAATTATTCCAGGAAATGGGATACGATTCCATTCCTTCCAACATCCGTCAAGCCATTATAAACCGCGAAACCAGATTGAAAGTTGCGAATGCAAGCCTAAGTGATGTGGCCGAACTGATCCCGAATTCCAGTCAGCACAATGTACCGGCCTGGTCCATTTTTGCGATGTTCTTTATGGTCATTTCACTGGGCGGCAATATCGTAAAGGAGCGTTTATCGGGAAGTTTCCTGAGGCTTCAGACTATTCCGAAAGGATTTTCACTGACGCTGATTTCTAAATTCTTAGTTTACCTGTTTGTCGCTTTGTCGCAATTATTATTGCTTTTCCTGATGGGAATTTACATTTTCCCGCATATCGGGCTGCCGCAGCTTTCCATGCCGAATGCATTCTTACCTTTTTTGGTGGTGACACTGCTTTCAGCTGTTTCAGCCATTTCCTATGCAGTTTTGGTAGGTACTTATGCCAAAACGCAGGAACAGGCAAATGGGTTCGGGGCTATTTCCATCATTATCTTCGCCGCAATCGGCGGAATCTGGGTTCCCAATTTCGTGATGCCGGATTACATGCAGGCAATCGGAAATATCTCGCCACTGAAGTGGTGCCTGGAAGGATATTATACGCTTTTCTTGAAAAATGGTGCGTGGAGTGAATTAATTGGTACTATAACTTTCTTATTTTTGTTTACGGTAATTTGTCAACTCTTGATCTTCATCAAGTTGAGAATTCAAAACTATATTTAA
- a CDS encoding sterol desaturase family protein has translation MEANNGNYEFRVYPDEKSPKLFKSPLLEVLTKTKLWIIISLYSTVAAVWIWMYLYYFHGTAISAILLFFLGFLAWTFGEYTLHRFVYHKLKDASYDTGMQYVFHGIHHQYPSDEDRIILPPIPGLAIASAFLGVFYLMMGTAAFTFGSGFLIGYLVYISIHWMVHSKPAPARFNFWWKHHNIHHYQQHDKAFGVSTPIWDIVFRTMPIKGRKTITILKK, from the coding sequence ATGGAAGCGAACAATGGAAATTATGAATTCCGAGTTTATCCTGATGAAAAATCGCCTAAACTATTCAAGTCACCTCTGCTGGAGGTTTTAACAAAAACAAAGCTTTGGATCATTATTAGTTTATATAGCACAGTTGCTGCTGTATGGATCTGGATGTACCTGTATTATTTTCACGGAACAGCAATCAGTGCCATTTTATTGTTCTTCCTTGGGTTTCTTGCATGGACTTTCGGCGAATATACGCTCCATCGGTTTGTGTATCATAAGTTAAAGGATGCGTCTTATGATACCGGAATGCAATACGTATTCCACGGAATTCACCACCAGTATCCAAGTGACGAAGACCGCATTATTTTGCCTCCGATTCCGGGATTGGCTATTGCGAGCGCCTTTTTGGGGGTATTTTACCTCATGATGGGAACAGCTGCATTTACCTTCGGATCAGGTTTCTTAATCGGGTACCTCGTATACATCAGTATCCATTGGATGGTACACAGCAAACCGGCGCCTGCGCGATTTAATTTCTGGTGGAAACATCACAACATTCACCACTATCAGCAGCACGACAAAGCGTTTGGAGTGTCCACCCCGATTTGGGATATTGTGTTCAGAACGATGCCAATAAAAGGCCGCAAGACAATTACAATCCTTAAGAAATAG
- a CDS encoding uroporphyrinogen-III synthase — protein MPPASNWEVVFFASPRSVDFFIPEDFSLTANQEIACIGPETKKHLETLGYQVSFYGEQAGNPKEIAAQFKTWLGERRALFPQSTKSNKSIESEIPGSQKISLIVYETISDPVPFLNSFSVYVFTSPSNYKSFMTLNKLPEEAKVIAWGRSTAETMMDDDAPVHFILDTSTYSELLEILQKILTEN, from the coding sequence ATGCCTCCTGCAAGTAATTGGGAGGTGGTTTTTTTCGCTTCACCACGATCCGTTGATTTTTTTATCCCGGAAGATTTCAGCCTCACAGCAAACCAGGAAATTGCCTGCATCGGCCCGGAAACGAAAAAACACCTGGAAACTTTGGGGTATCAGGTTTCTTTTTACGGAGAACAAGCCGGGAACCCGAAAGAAATAGCTGCTCAATTCAAAACCTGGCTGGGAGAACGCAGGGCACTTTTCCCGCAATCCACTAAATCCAATAAATCCATTGAGTCGGAGATTCCCGGATCTCAAAAAATCTCCTTGATCGTTTACGAAACGATTTCCGACCCGGTGCCATTCCTGAATTCTTTTTCGGTATATGTCTTTACCAGTCCGTCGAATTACAAGAGCTTTATGACTTTGAATAAGCTTCCCGAAGAAGCAAAAGTGATCGCCTGGGGCCGTTCTACGGCAGAAACCATGATGGACGATGACGCTCCCGTACATTTTATTCTGGACACGTCCACTTATTCCGAGCTTTTGGAAATCCTCCAAAAAATTCTTACAGAAAATTAG
- a CDS encoding beta-ketoacyl synthase chain length factor, with amino-acid sequence MYIKDLYAISPQKTHDLSFENGDWQVLNEYIYKAIEPSYQDLIPNAQLRRMGKAVRMGIGVSLPLLGRNPKPDGIIFGTANGGLEDCIKFLNQIVEYNEGTLTPTNFVQSTPNALAGQVALLSENQGYNMTHVNGSLAFESALMDASLYFDEHSGTEKNLLLGAVEEISDYNYNIDRLGERFKEELVSNEELLNSGTKGSYCGEGSTQFYLSSNPENSLARFSAFKQSSHLSPDEIQAFVIDFLEENNLQRKDIDCLLLGKSGDVNTDSWYEEVEPLFENTPVVYFKKSVGEYRTVSAFASYLAVRLLNGQAKHLLQNQATGIPRTILIYNHFDAVRHSLILIQK; translated from the coding sequence ATGTATATAAAGGACCTTTACGCTATTTCTCCTCAAAAAACACACGATCTCTCTTTCGAGAACGGAGACTGGCAGGTACTTAACGAATATATCTACAAAGCGATTGAGCCTTCTTACCAGGATTTAATTCCGAATGCACAGCTGAGAAGAATGGGAAAAGCGGTGCGCATGGGAATCGGTGTTTCACTGCCTTTACTGGGAAGAAATCCGAAACCGGACGGAATTATTTTCGGAACGGCAAACGGCGGGTTGGAGGACTGTATCAAGTTCCTGAACCAGATCGTGGAATACAACGAAGGTACGTTAACACCAACGAATTTTGTACAAAGCACACCCAACGCACTAGCCGGACAAGTAGCACTTCTTTCGGAAAACCAGGGTTATAATATGACGCACGTCAATGGCTCGCTTGCCTTTGAGTCGGCACTGATGGACGCCTCACTGTATTTCGATGAGCATTCCGGAACGGAGAAAAACCTGTTGTTGGGTGCTGTAGAAGAGATTTCGGATTACAATTACAATATTGACCGCCTGGGAGAACGCTTCAAGGAGGAATTGGTTTCCAACGAAGAGCTGTTAAATTCCGGCACCAAAGGTTCCTATTGCGGAGAAGGTTCTACCCAATTTTATTTAAGCAGCAACCCGGAGAACAGCCTGGCAAGATTTAGCGCATTCAAGCAGTCTTCACACCTGTCACCGGACGAAATACAGGCATTTGTAATCGATTTCCTGGAAGAAAACAATCTTCAGCGGAAAGATATTGATTGTTTGCTACTCGGCAAGAGTGGTGACGTTAACACGGATTCGTGGTATGAAGAAGTAGAACCGTTATTCGAAAACACACCGGTCGTTTATTTTAAGAAATCTGTCGGGGAATACCGAACGGTGAGTGCATTTGCCAGTTATCTGGCTGTTCGTTTGCTCAATGGGCAAGCAAAACATTTACTTCAAAACCAAGCAACAGGAATACCGCGTACGATTTTAATCTACAATCACTTTGATGCGGTTCGCCACAGTTTGATCCTCATTCAAAAATAA
- the hemC gene encoding hydroxymethylbilane synthase, producing the protein MRKIRIGSRGSDLALWQANHVKNQLEALGAEVSITIIKTQGDEIQHLSFDKLEGKGFFTKEIEQALLNDTIDLAVHSHKDLETNPPEGLIIAAVSERENPADVLLIHPSAFDENAFWSLKKDAVVGTSSARRKSQLVGFRSDVQIKDLRGNVPTRLQKLVDGEYDAILLAKAGLDRLKLDLKGMHEVVLDPEQFIPAPAQGVLALQIRENDHELNNFMQAMNHEDIQSQIALERTVLNRLQGGCQLPLGAYCPEEGRLLVAFAHEWEQGAQWFEFEGPHDLDMVDVVLEALLEEEEDEDQEYIS; encoded by the coding sequence ATGAGAAAAATTCGTATCGGTTCGCGCGGAAGTGATTTAGCACTTTGGCAGGCCAATCATGTGAAAAACCAACTGGAAGCTCTCGGAGCAGAAGTCAGCATCACCATTATCAAAACCCAGGGCGATGAAATTCAGCATTTGAGTTTCGATAAACTGGAAGGAAAAGGTTTTTTCACCAAGGAAATCGAACAGGCTTTACTCAATGATACCATTGACCTGGCTGTACATTCTCACAAAGACCTCGAAACAAATCCGCCGGAAGGCTTAATCATCGCTGCTGTTTCCGAACGCGAAAATCCGGCAGATGTATTGCTCATTCATCCGAGTGCGTTTGATGAGAACGCGTTTTGGAGTTTGAAAAAGGATGCTGTAGTAGGAACATCTTCTGCCCGCAGAAAATCCCAATTGGTTGGTTTCCGGTCTGATGTTCAGATCAAAGACCTTCGCGGAAATGTACCGACACGCCTTCAAAAACTGGTCGACGGCGAGTACGATGCTATTTTACTGGCGAAAGCCGGTTTGGACCGCCTGAAACTGGATTTGAAAGGAATGCACGAAGTAGTGCTGGATCCGGAACAATTTATTCCTGCACCTGCGCAGGGTGTTTTGGCGCTTCAGATCCGGGAAAACGATCACGAATTGAACAATTTCATGCAAGCCATGAACCACGAAGATATTCAATCCCAAATTGCGTTGGAAAGAACGGTACTGAATCGCCTGCAGGGCGGTTGCCAGCTTCCGCTTGGAGCATATTGCCCGGAAGAAGGACGTTTGCTCGTTGCATTTGCGCATGAATGGGAGCAGGGAGCACAGTGGTTTGAGTTTGAAGGCCCGCACGACCTGGATATGGTTGATGTAGTGCTCGAAGCCTTATTGGAGGAAGAAGAAGATGAAGATCAGGAGTATATTTCTTAG